The sequence below is a genomic window from Aureispira sp. CCB-E.
CCTTTAACTAATCAACCGACACACTCTAGTTTTTATTAGATAATACTTTGTTGATTGGACTGGTACTCTATTTTCTTTCGAGAAAGTAAAGTCACCCCTCTATTAACACATACCAACTATTTAAAACAACATTTACGAATTATCATTCGTTCTAGTTATAAATTCCCTTTTACCAGATAAAGCCTTGGTTATTTAAATCTTACGTTTTTGAGCATGGTTAATTTTGGCTTGTTTTTGGTAATTAATAAAATGCCTTCGGATTCTAGAAGTGCTACAATGATGTATAGAACCTAACTTACCAACGACTACATTGTAATTCCGTTAACTATTTAGTGTCTTAGACTCGTCCTAATATCAATGTCTAAAACACAAAAAAAATTAACCAGTTATGCCTAGATATACGTTTATCATTTTTGCATTTTTGTTCTATCACAATTTATTATTAGCGCAAGCATTAACCCCTTATTTCAATTATACCGTTACTGAAAAAGACAAAACGCTTTGGAGTATTAGCCAAAAACATGGCGTCTCACTTGAAGAAATAAAGATTTTAAATCAAAAAGACGACAACAAAGTACAAGTTGGAGAGGTCTTAAAAATTCCTAAGCAGATCGCTAAAGATCCCGACTATATTATACATGTAGTAGAGAAAAAAGACAAAAACTTATACCGAATTGGGTTAAAATACAAAGTTACAACAGAAGAGTTGATGTTGCTCAACAACAAGAAAAACAGCACTATTCGAGCAGGTGAGCAACTTAAAATTCCTAAAAATGGGAAATACATTATTCACATCGTTTCTGAAACAGATAAAAGTCTTTGGGGGATTTGCCAAATCTATGGTGTTGAAGTTGAGGATGTCAAACAAATTAACCACAAAAAGAACAATATTATCCGCAAGGGCGAACGCTTAGCCATTCCCAAAGAGTATCAAACAGCAACTACTTCTGAAACAACCTCAAGAACAACGACTACCCCACCCATCAATGGAGATCCCCAAGGCACCAAAGCAGCTTATGATATTGATGCGAATCAATGGCGTTTTCCGTATCATAATCGCAAAGAATTACACATTTTCCCTAGTATTAAAACAGGTTTTTCTAATTATTATAAACTAAGTCCTGTAGAGTATGCTGCTTTTTTTCAAAACTCCAAAGATTATGCTCCCAACAAGGAACAAAAAGACCGCTATTTTTATTCTATAGAAAAGTCTTTTGCCAAGAGTCTCGACAAGCAGCAAACGCGCTACTTGACATTAGAAGAACAGGCTTTATTGGACATGCAGAATGGCTATACCTACGATTTTATGACACTAATAGAAGTAGATTCGATTCAGAAGTCTTTTAAAATACTTCCCATCTTTTTGGTAAAAGATACTTATGGGAATGCTGCTTATTTACCCAAGGGAAGTTTTGCCTGTTGCGCTGATCCATTTCCTCTAGCAATGTATAAAAGAACAGAAGAAAAAGAAATTAATACATTCTCCACCCTTCTAACTCCTTCCATTATTCAACAAACAGAAGTTGTTAAGTTATTTAAAAACAATCAAGTTGTCCAGACCGATTCAACCATTTTAATTTTGCAACTAAAAACAGATGCTGTCCCTAGTTTGATTGATTCTCAAGAATATAGAAATGGGAAAAAAACGCGTGCTTTTAGTAATTTAAAACGTCGACAAGAGCTAGACTATTAGCTAATATGTTAAAATTCATCCTTTAAAGCGTTCTAAATCAGCATTTTTCAAATAAATTCCTTTGCTTTTTTGTATCTTGGTAAAGAGTCATAACCTTTCCAAGTTGATTACAATGAGAACGCTACTTTTTACATTCATTTGGGGCTTTAGTAGTACATTCGCTTTATCGCTTCATCCTAATTTATACCACAAAAAAGAAACGGACGTTAAAAAACGGTCTAGTAACATTCCCGACATTGCCTATACCTTTGACACTGCTTTTGCCAAAGAATTTGTTGCCGATTTTGATTTTGATCAACCTGCTAATTATGCGTTTCGAGAACTATCAGATGCAGGAATTTATCTCACCCATTTAGGAGAGAATAACAAGGCATTAAATGTCTTTCAATGGCTACACGAACAACACTCTGAAGAATATAATATTACTTCTAACTTAGGAGTTGTACATGAATTGAATGGCAATTTAGATTCTGCGGAACACTATTTATTAAAAGCTTTTACACAGTCGCCTCATGATCCTCCTAAAACCGAATGGGTACAATTAAAAATTATCGCAGCCAAACGATCTATTCAACAAGACCCCAACTGGTTACTACATCACCACGTTTTAAATTTGAACTGGGACACCTCCTTTTATCAAAATAATTCTACTCAAAGTTATACTAAACAACAAAGGGATAGCCTACAACTCCTTCGTTATACCAATTACAAAAATCAATTGGATACCCTGTGGTCTATCGGAAATGTTATGAAAACTCATATTCCCTATGTATCTAGTCCCAATCTTTTGGTTGCCAATATCATGAAGGAACTAGGATATCATTTTGCGATCAATTTATCTATTAAAGATGCCTTTGTTGCTTATAAAATTGCCCTACATTATGACCCTAAAAATCAACTGAACATAACCGAAGCATTAACACGATTAATGCCTCATTTTAGAAAATACGAATTTGACGAGTCTATTTTTGAAGCAAAATTTCATCCAGCCAATAATTCTTTATCTAGGCAGTTGCCTGCCAAGGAAAATCCTCCTGAGGATTATTTCGACTCTTTTTCTTTGCTCACATTGCAAGCAAGTATTGCTTTACTTCTTTTAGTTGCTTTTTTCAGTTATACCATCTTTAACCAAAGAAAAAAGTAATTTTTCACGCAAAAAATCTCTACTTAAGCCAAATGGACAAATACAAAATTACATTTCAAACTTGGAATAAGATAGCCGATTTATACCAAGAAAAGTTCATGGATAGCACGCTTTACAATGACTCTTACGCTGCTTTTTGCAAAGCAATTCCAACAACAGCCGCAAAGATTTTAGAAATTGGTTGTGGTCCTGGGAATATAACACGATACCTCATCCAACAACGACCTGATTTTCAGCTTACAGCCATTGACATTGCCCCTAATATGCTTGCACTCGCTAAGAAAAATGTTCCTAAAGCAAAGTTATTAGAAATGGATGCTCGTAATATTCATACCTTAAACGAAAAATTTGATGGGATATGTTGTGGTTTTTGCCTCCCCTATTTGTCTAAAGACGACTGTTTAAAGTTGCTACAAGATAGCTTTAATTTACTCTCCTCTAATGGTTTATTATACCTAAGTTTTATAGAAGGGAACTATAACGACTCTGGATACGAACAAGGAAGCTCTGGAGATCAAGTTTTTGTCTATTATCATTCTTCTTCCCAAATAAAAGCAGCTTTAAAACAGTTTCATTTTGAGATACTCCAAATCAGCTCCTTAGATTACCCAAAAGGAGGAACACAGCAACAACATATTATTTTCATAGCTAAGAAAAAGCACATATTGTCACAGTAATGGTGTTTACATTCTTAGGGCATATAGGCTTGGCTTCCTTTTATTTGCCTTATTTTTGAATATTAAGTAATCGTTCAAAAAAATAACAAGTACCACGCAGTAGCAGCGCAGCTAAAACAGCCTTCTTTTTGCGCTACTCTTCATCAGAAAAACTTGTCTTAGCTCGCTAAGCCTTCCTTTTTCTTCTTGGATTAGCAAAAAAATAATCCCATTTTTTGTTCTTATTTTTTCTGACCTCTTACTTATTAGATACAAAAAAGCAGCTAAGTTTATACCTTTTAACTGCTTTTTTGTGCATTAATATTGAGTTATGAGTATTCCAATTTATTTAAATTCGGGAAACAACAAACGAAATTTACCATTAGAGGCATTCTTAACCATTCCATCACCATCCAAAACAAGGTTAAACTCTCCTTCTACGATTACTAAATCACCATAACCTAAAGCTACTACTGAAGAACGTTCTACAGAAGTAATTTTAAGATAATTAGCGGGAAAAATATTGTTGTTCTTATCTGTTCTCCAATCTGTAGTACCATCGTTATAATCCAAACCAATATGAATAGGTGCATTACAAATGGCTGATGAAGAATAACACACTTCCAAATTTTGACCTACCAAACTATTTAGCTCATTGTATGTAACTGAGTCTTCATCCATATTAACATTAACATAGATACTCTCCGTTTTTGAAAAATTAGATAAGTTAGGTTTCAATATACCTCCACTTACAGAAATTATACTACTTTGAGAGGAGTTGCATTGGTAGCTGGTTGATCGATACTCTACAGGTGTTCCATCAAAATCAAATGTAATATAATAATCATTAGGAGTGTTGTTAGTAGTAGTAGTAGTATCTTTTTCACAAGAAAAAAAACCAACACTAACTACGGTAAGCATTAAAAATACAAATAGGTTTTTCATTGTTTAGTTTAAATTTAGTTAATAATCGTCTGTACAATTTTTGCACAAACTATTGTTGATAAAAATTATTTCCATCTAAGAATTGTTTTTCAGGCGCAATATGATGATTAAAAGTAAAAGAATTATACCATTTTTATTTTTTATGAAATATTTAGGATATGTCGTTCATCAACCTTTATCGACTTCCTTCTTCTCAATAATCATTTTCGATGACTTAGCATATTGTAGTAACTCTTCTAACATTTCAGCAGGCAATTCACTAATGTCAAATGCCAGCTTGAGTTTCCCTTTGACATTTTGATCTTTGTACACTTGAATATCCTCTACAGAAGGGTTTTCAATTGCTTCCTCATTCTCTGCCAACTTTTCTTCCACCACAACTGTTTCTACCACTCGTTCAATGACCTTATGAGCACTTGTTTCTTTTTTATCTTCATTTTTGAAGCGCAGTAAGCCCAATAAATGTGCTTCTGTCAAAGTATTGTACTTCGTGATACTAAATAAATCTTCCTCAATATTGGTTGAATTACTATTCACGTAAGCAATTTTATTGCACAAAACAGCATTTTCATGTTCATACTCTTTTACGACTTGATCTAAGAAGTAAACCACATAAGGCATTTTTCCATCATACAAATAAATGCTATATTCAGCATCTTCTCGCCATTTCATATAGTGATCTGCCCCCCATTCTTGGCTATTGGCTTCTAATCGTTCAAGATCCAATTTGTTCTCCACTTTGGTTGTTTTAAACTCAATCCCTTTGATATCCAAATTTGTCAAATATTGCCCTGCTGCTGTCAAACAGTCGAATACATGAGCAATACTAATTTCAAATTTTTCAAAAAGTTGTTTCTGTTGTTTTTGGTCAAAGTAATACAACTCTTGATCCGCATGATTATCGACTTTGTACTCAAAGGTTGGTTCTTCCTCTATTCCTCCTACCTTAATAATATAAGGTAAAGGTGTATTTTGAGTCAATTTAGGTAGTGTATTGTATAATTTTCTCAACCAATACAAACGCTCATCTTCGGAGGTAAATACCGTTCCTTCAGACTGAAGCCAAAGGATGGTTTGCAATAAATAGTCTTGTTCTGAATTTCGTAAATCATTCAGTTGTTTTTGTGAAACAGGCTCTCCAATATTTGTATGAAAATATTGGCGTACCCCTACTAGCGTAGAACGCTCTGTATTGACCCCTATAGCATTTAACAACGATAACTTGCCTCTAGGAATTAGAACAACTTTGGGCGAAGGGGGAACAAATTCCTCTACTTCCTCTCCGTCCACTGGAATTGGTTCCTCATAATCAGGCTGAATCGTACGTTCTTCCACTAACTCTTCTTCTTCTCCGACCCAATTCATCAACCAATCAGGGAAACGCTCTTTTACCAAAGCATATTCCTCAGGATAAACCAGCTCCGCAGGTAATAAACCACCCAAGCTATTCTCTGTATTTGTTTTAAGTTCCAACTGAGTAGGACGTTCCAAATCAGGAATTTCTGACCAAATTTCGTACAAGAAATTTAATAGTTCAGATTGCAATTGCTCTGGTTTTTCTTTCTCTTCCAACGTTCTAATCGGCGCACAATAGAAGGTATTTTTATCTATATAAGGACCATAAACCAAATTTTGAGACCCAAAACTAAATGCTGTTTCTTTCTCTTGTATACGAAGCAACTCATCAACTCCCGCATAGTATTGGGAATTCAAAATAGCACTTGAATCAATAAAAGAGTTGTTATTCAAATGAAACGCATCAAACGTACTGATTTCTATGGGTTCAGCAGCTTGTGTATGCAGCAAAAACGATTTGATAATTTTGCTATTATCATTATCCTTCGCATACAACAATGCAAAAGCTAGTTGATAAGCATTTTCCAAAACGGGATGATTTGCTTTTAGTTCATCAAAAATATCTTTGACCAGTTTCTCTTCCCCTTCAAAACAACGGCGTTGTAATACCGTGGGGGCCTCATAATCGACAAACTGATTCGCTATGTTCTGTAACAATGCTTGAATGACCTTAAAACGAGGCAGTACTTCTGATAATTTCAAATTAAACTTACCGCTTCGTTCAATAGAAATAGTAATCGCATCATCAAACCCAATATCATTCAACTTAAACAATTCTCCTTCTAAATTTTCGATATAAATTTTAGATCGAACTTTAGAATGATCTGCCTCTTTGTTTCTGAATATTTGTAACGTTTGGTGCTCAAAAGAATCTTTATTATATGTTTGTCCCTCTTTGAGAACAATTTTATCAATTTTGCTGAATACTTGTTCTTGTACGTCGGCATTGCCACTCTCTACAATCAATGCCGAAAGTAGTTCAGGGGATACTTCTTTAGACTTAGAAATCGCATTAAATAACTGACTTCCTCTTAATAAGCCTTTGTTTCTATAATCTGGCTGGTAAATTTTGGCAGGCACCAATTTATAAGTATCGCCAAAAATAGCATTAATTTTTTCCGCCAAACCTTGTTGTCCTTTTTCTACCGCATAAGGAATATTTCTAGCCCGCTTTCCAACTTCACACTCCCTCGAATTTTCTGGACTCTCTGTTAGATATAAGAAAGTAAATAAGTCCTCTTTTGTTTTTTCAAAGAAATGAACCAAACTAGCTGCTTCGCCTTTTTCCAAAACCACAACATCCTTGGCAATCGATTTAGACAAAATACTATTTCTAGTTTTGAACACCCCTTCTATCAAGAAAGGCAATACATCGGGATGTGGTGTATAACAATCCGTTAGTGTATTAATCGCTGTTCTTAGCGGACCGTATTTTTCTGTTTCAATCATCTGATTGTGAAAGAAAATTTGACCACTGCCAACAAAACCTATGCTAGTATCTACAAAAATATACTTGCTTGTAATCAATGGTTTAGGTGACTTGGCTAAGCTTGCATATTTTAGCACTCCTTGATAAAAAGATTTGATATTAGCCGCTATACTACTATGCGTGGTTACCGCCTTCCATTCTGCAACAAGAATGTTGTTATAAATATCCGTTTCTTTCGCCAGATAATTTTGCAACAAGACATCGTCTTCTTTTTCATCAATACGATAATCATTCAACCAATTTTCAACAGACTTTGTAGAAGCAATCAGTTTAGACAACACCATGTGTTCCCCTTTTTGATTACGAAACAGTTCAATCCGAGCTAGTTCTTTGGCTGACAGAATGCCTGTTAATAGTACAAAGAAAGCTTTCTTTTCCTCAGGATTTAAGTCCGTTGTTTTACAACGTTCAATTAATCCATTTAGCCCTTTTTTCCATTCCTTACTAGCTGTGGTAGGGCTTGTTCTAAATGGATCAGCTTCTAGAAAGGGCAAAATACTAGGGTGTGGTAAAACAAGGTTCAACACTTTAGATACTGCCGAACGCAAAGCGGGGTAATCAACCTCTATTTGCCCTAAGCAGCGATGATAAAACACAGTTTGAGCAGTACAAAATCCATGCTCTGAGTTGGTATAAATATAGTTGGCTTCGTCTAGTTTGGGCTGATTCGACTTTAACTTAAAATAATTGGCAACACTTGTATAAAATGCCACCAAACTTTCTTCATCCTCACCATCAATTCCTTTAACTAACTCGTCCCAAAAAGGAACAATAATATGAGTGTATAGTTCCCACTGATTTTTTTTAGAAATGTATTGCTCTGCTAGTACTTCTGAATCCTCCTCTTCTGCTATTTTAAAATTCTCTAACCAATACTCAACATTGGCATCAGCGGGCAATAAGCCATGCAAAGGAGCAGGAAGTCCCTCTTTGTTATAAAATAAATGCACCCCTCTTAACGCTTCTTTTTTTACCCCATCTAAGCTCATCAAAAAGCTATATAAGTTGTGTTTTTGTTCAACTGAAAGCGTTGCATTGTTAGTACGTGCAGTTATTTTTTTAAACAAAGCCTCATCGTTGGTCAAATAATCTAACTGAGACTCTAGTTGCTGTAGAATTACAGCGTAATCTAAAATATTAAATTCCAATACTGAAAACCCTAACCCTTTGATGGAATCTCGAATAGGCAAGATATGCTCACTCATCAAGAAAATATCTTCTTGCCCTTGCAAATCATCAATAGCATAAAAATGAGCAGCACCTGTTGTACTTGTAAATTTGAAACACTTAATATTTCCAAACTTCTCTAAAAATGCCTCATCAAAGTCAACCCGTTTTAACTCTGCCACAAAAACTTGGTAATCTTCTGGTGATAGTTGTGCAATAAAGTTATTCAGCAAACTTAAATTAGCTTCCATGATTAACTCCTTTATTCCCCAACGCTTTAAACCTAGTTTAGCATTGTTGGCTGCGGAGCGCAAAATATCATTTTCTTCCTTTATATCCGTCCAATACAACCACTCTCTCCCAATTCCCAAACTCATAGGCTCAATGGGCAATGCTGTTCCTTTTGCAATGATTAAATCTTTGAGGTAAAAATTACCTTTATTGGTTGGAATATTCATTTGTATATACTCCAACAATGGATCGTACAAATGTTTATTAATCAATTCTGCATCGTATTCTGTAGAACGATCTGTCAACAACAAAGCCTTATAAATATGGCAATAAGTCTCTAAATTCTCTTGTTTATATTTATCCAAGTTACGTTTCAACGACTTGGCAATATACTTAAAGGTTTCAATATTCGCTTCGCCTTGATCATCTAAACGGGTTCTATCTGTAATTTTGGCAAAAGAAGAACTGTGCACAAAATAAGCCATTCCATGACGCTCGTTTCGCATTGGGAAAAACTGATATAAACTAGGCGCTTCTTTTAGAGCCTGCATTTGCTCCAAACTAGCAGGAAAGCCCAATGAAATTTCAATCGGACAAGTTGGAAATTCAGGATCTATATTTTTAAAATCTTCTGTACCAGGTAGAATAGAATAACGTTCAAACTTAGTTTCAAACTTCTCTATGATATCTTCTTGCAAGGCTACCTTTTCCAAGGTTTTAAGATTATTCATAGCATAACCAATCCCCGAAGTAATGTTGAGCAACGATTCTTTTAGTTTTTCATGTTTTTTAGGACCAAATCGCAAGAAAAATAGAGAGCCTTGTTCCAAAGAGAATTGTTGCAACAATTCTTTATTTTTATTTAAAAAAGCTACTAAGTCACCCAACTCCTCTTGGTTAAACAAAACTTGATCTTTGTAATCTAAATTCTTTACCGATTCTTCTGGAGAAGTAGGAAAACAAGCCAAAATAATTTTTAACAGCCAAGGAGCAGTATCAGCCTCAATCAAATTTTCTAAGTTCAAACTACCTCCATCATAATTCATCAAATCTGCAAACTGCTTGTTGTTGTACCAACTAAACAATAAGGGACCAGCCAAGTCTCGCAGCAATTCTTCCGCACCATCTGATTTCCCCATCAACCGATAAGCTAACTTAAAACCAATACCATAGCGTCCAATTTTTCCACAATTTTCTACTTTTGTTTTATCAGCTTTTGTCCCTTGAAAAGAATTCAATAAAGCCTTCAAATCTTTTTCAGAAAAAGCACGTCCATTATTCAACACCATAAAAAAGGTTTCATCATAAATAACAGCACACTCCGTCGATTGGCTATCTGCTGCATTTTGTAAAAACTCATAAATCGCTTGCTCGTCTTGTGCATTTTGCAACTTAGGCGTTAAATCAGCTTTAATGTTCTCAACAATACCATTGACCATTTTATAAAAACCACTATTCTCATTATGACCACTCCCTATAAAATTTTCATCCCAGTTAGGCATGTCATAACCTTGGGCATTGCGCCAGTTTGTACGAAATTGTTGGATATTTTTGATTTGCATAGTTAGCTGAGGTTGTATTCAGTTGTGTAATGTTTAATTTTCTAACAACTTGATTGTTAAGCGATTTAAAAGAGCTTAATAATAACAATCAAATTAATATACTTTTTGGTAGGTTGTTATTGATTATAATACTCCGTTGATTTTTTAGTTCTCCTACGAACCCGTAGGCTCACGAAGTAAAAACGTAAAAAAGCATCTTGCATTAGCTTGATTATCAGTCTTTTAGCACAAAAGCCAACAAAAGTACATCTTACTGATAATCAAAATAATACGATTTTTCAACGGAGTAATGTGATTATAAATAATACAAAAAACATACAGTAGTAAATATATTCATTTTTAGCTTAAAAAACAAAAATATGCACAATTTAAAACAAAAAGTTTTAAAAAATTCTATTTAAGTCTATCTGTACTGGCTAACAGCATGCTTGTTAAAAACACTACTGTGATTCAACGTTTCTTCTATTTATTTATAGTGTCTAAAATAGC
It includes:
- a CDS encoding LysM peptidoglycan-binding domain-containing protein translates to MPRYTFIIFAFLFYHNLLLAQALTPYFNYTVTEKDKTLWSISQKHGVSLEEIKILNQKDDNKVQVGEVLKIPKQIAKDPDYIIHVVEKKDKNLYRIGLKYKVTTEELMLLNNKKNSTIRAGEQLKIPKNGKYIIHIVSETDKSLWGICQIYGVEVEDVKQINHKKNNIIRKGERLAIPKEYQTATTSETTSRTTTTPPINGDPQGTKAAYDIDANQWRFPYHNRKELHIFPSIKTGFSNYYKLSPVEYAAFFQNSKDYAPNKEQKDRYFYSIEKSFAKSLDKQQTRYLTLEEQALLDMQNGYTYDFMTLIEVDSIQKSFKILPIFLVKDTYGNAAYLPKGSFACCADPFPLAMYKRTEEKEINTFSTLLTPSIIQQTEVVKLFKNNQVVQTDSTILILQLKTDAVPSLIDSQEYRNGKKTRAFSNLKRRQELDY
- a CDS encoding class I SAM-dependent methyltransferase, which codes for MDKYKITFQTWNKIADLYQEKFMDSTLYNDSYAAFCKAIPTTAAKILEIGCGPGNITRYLIQQRPDFQLTAIDIAPNMLALAKKNVPKAKLLEMDARNIHTLNEKFDGICCGFCLPYLSKDDCLKLLQDSFNLLSSNGLLYLSFIEGNYNDSGYEQGSSGDQVFVYYHSSSQIKAALKQFHFEILQISSLDYPKGGTQQQHIIFIAKKKHILSQ
- a CDS encoding sacsin N-terminal ATP-binding-like domain-containing protein, which encodes MQIKNIQQFRTNWRNAQGYDMPNWDENFIGSGHNENSGFYKMVNGIVENIKADLTPKLQNAQDEQAIYEFLQNAADSQSTECAVIYDETFFMVLNNGRAFSEKDLKALLNSFQGTKADKTKVENCGKIGRYGIGFKLAYRLMGKSDGAEELLRDLAGPLLFSWYNNKQFADLMNYDGGSLNLENLIEADTAPWLLKIILACFPTSPEESVKNLDYKDQVLFNQEELGDLVAFLNKNKELLQQFSLEQGSLFFLRFGPKKHEKLKESLLNITSGIGYAMNNLKTLEKVALQEDIIEKFETKFERYSILPGTEDFKNIDPEFPTCPIEISLGFPASLEQMQALKEAPSLYQFFPMRNERHGMAYFVHSSSFAKITDRTRLDDQGEANIETFKYIAKSLKRNLDKYKQENLETYCHIYKALLLTDRSTEYDAELINKHLYDPLLEYIQMNIPTNKGNFYLKDLIIAKGTALPIEPMSLGIGREWLYWTDIKEENDILRSAANNAKLGLKRWGIKELIMEANLSLLNNFIAQLSPEDYQVFVAELKRVDFDEAFLEKFGNIKCFKFTSTTGAAHFYAIDDLQGQEDIFLMSEHILPIRDSIKGLGFSVLEFNILDYAVILQQLESQLDYLTNDEALFKKITARTNNATLSVEQKHNLYSFLMSLDGVKKEALRGVHLFYNKEGLPAPLHGLLPADANVEYWLENFKIAEEEDSEVLAEQYISKKNQWELYTHIIVPFWDELVKGIDGEDEESLVAFYTSVANYFKLKSNQPKLDEANYIYTNSEHGFCTAQTVFYHRCLGQIEVDYPALRSAVSKVLNLVLPHPSILPFLEADPFRTSPTTASKEWKKGLNGLIERCKTTDLNPEEKKAFFVLLTGILSAKELARIELFRNQKGEHMVLSKLIASTKSVENWLNDYRIDEKEDDVLLQNYLAKETDIYNNILVAEWKAVTTHSSIAANIKSFYQGVLKYASLAKSPKPLITSKYIFVDTSIGFVGSGQIFFHNQMIETEKYGPLRTAINTLTDCYTPHPDVLPFLIEGVFKTRNSILSKSIAKDVVVLEKGEAASLVHFFEKTKEDLFTFLYLTESPENSRECEVGKRARNIPYAVEKGQQGLAEKINAIFGDTYKLVPAKIYQPDYRNKGLLRGSQLFNAISKSKEVSPELLSALIVESGNADVQEQVFSKIDKIVLKEGQTYNKDSFEHQTLQIFRNKEADHSKVRSKIYIENLEGELFKLNDIGFDDAITISIERSGKFNLKLSEVLPRFKVIQALLQNIANQFVDYEAPTVLQRRCFEGEEKLVKDIFDELKANHPVLENAYQLAFALLYAKDNDNSKIIKSFLLHTQAAEPIEISTFDAFHLNNNSFIDSSAILNSQYYAGVDELLRIQEKETAFSFGSQNLVYGPYIDKNTFYCAPIRTLEEKEKPEQLQSELLNFLYEIWSEIPDLERPTQLELKTNTENSLGGLLPAELVYPEEYALVKERFPDWLMNWVGEEEELVEERTIQPDYEEPIPVDGEEVEEFVPPSPKVVLIPRGKLSLLNAIGVNTERSTLVGVRQYFHTNIGEPVSQKQLNDLRNSEQDYLLQTILWLQSEGTVFTSEDERLYWLRKLYNTLPKLTQNTPLPYIIKVGGIEEEPTFEYKVDNHADQELYYFDQKQQKQLFEKFEISIAHVFDCLTAAGQYLTNLDIKGIEFKTTKVENKLDLERLEANSQEWGADHYMKWREDAEYSIYLYDGKMPYVVYFLDQVVKEYEHENAVLCNKIAYVNSNSTNIEEDLFSITKYNTLTEAHLLGLLRFKNEDKKETSAHKVIERVVETVVVEEKLAENEEAIENPSVEDIQVYKDQNVKGKLKLAFDISELPAEMLEELLQYAKSSKMIIEKKEVDKG